Proteins encoded together in one Triticum dicoccoides isolate Atlit2015 ecotype Zavitan chromosome 7B, WEW_v2.0, whole genome shotgun sequence window:
- the LOC119336455 gene encoding uncharacterized protein LOC119336455, with protein MARAFVRSISFPLSPSRSPKSRAPSSSYHGRSVSLPCRSHPILAHLHTHIRAVLAWAQQGPAALASSVAAGLAHVDALHAALGDLLDLPEAQDALSGAGGSVDRLLDSFLRLVDAHGCFQEAVVALKQDVADALAAVRRRDGARLASAVRAQRRAGQELARLAATARESAVRPSRLSILGGTQGSAAEVEVTGLLMESAAATASASAALFGAVAAMSGSVEAESCSCKGTAALSMSGSVVADVAERLEELEECIEELEAGSEKVFRSLVQTRVALLNIHTLHIF; from the coding sequence ATGGCGCGCGCCTTCGTGCGCTCCATCTCCTTCCCTCTCAGCCCCTCGAGGTCTCCCAAGTCGCGCGCTCCCTCCTCGTCGTACCACGGGCGGTCCGTGAGCCTGCCGTGCCGGTCGCACCCGATCCTGGCGCACCTCCACACCCACATCCGCGCCGTGCTCGCCTGGGCGCAGCAGGGCCCAGCGGCGTTGGCCTCCTCCGTCGCAGCGGGGCTGGCGCACGTCGACGCGCTCCACGCCGCTCTCGGCGACCTGCTTGACTTGCCCGAGGCCCAGGACGCGCTGTCCGGCGCCGGCGGCAGCGTGGACCGCCTCCTCGACTCCTTCCTCCGCCTCGTCGACGCGCACGGCTGTTTTCAGGAGGCCGTTGTTGCGCTCAAGCAGGACGTGGCCGACGCGCTGGCCGCCGTGCGTCGCCGAGACGGGGCGCGCCTTGCCTCCGCCGTGCGGGCCCAGCGCAGGGCCGGCCAAGAGCTCGCCCGCCTCGCCGCCACGGCCAGGGAGTCCGCCGTCCGGCCCTCGCGCCtgagcatcctcggcggcacccaaGGCAGCGCGGCGGAGGTGGAGGTGACGGGGCTGCTCATGGAGTCggccgcggcgacggcgtcggctTCCGCCGCGCTGTTCGGGGCCGTGGCGGCCATGTCCGGGTCTGTGGAGGCGGAGTCGTGCTCGTGCAAGGGCACGGCGGCGCTGTCCATGTCCGGGTCTGTGGTGGCGGACGTGGCGGAGAGGCtggaggagctggaggagtgcatcgAGGAGCTGGAGGCCGGGAGTGAGAAGGTGTTCCGGAGCCTCGTCCAGACCAGGGTCGCGCTCCTCAACATCCACACCCTGCACATCTTCTAA